A window from Candidatus Nitrospira neomarina encodes these proteins:
- a CDS encoding alkaline phosphatase D family protein has product MTMWIVPGAPLNDGQGWRIWCSQKGEGSFVPPAIEVRQGGTMVPVHTEWKLLPPLSGLKRRMGIMSVRLQSSPPPQGATFEIQVGTNNDADVQTFFWSTLPQNVTDKGVTFLFSSCFWQNNDRDGYYRAGMRELKILCQPHFKMLIGDQVYLDWPLYWDMADKEAIQLFGKRYRQYWEDEHYREVLQLNPNFITCDDHEYWNDYPEKQKHLIQAWTDSHCKTYGPVADQLYYQYQQCLNPDEARWYSFVIDPVSFFVTDTRSTRGECRDKGAGHFILDDQWNALEAWQQGLQGPGVLVLGQPLFQKDGNYKDHSLSNFKEDYVRLWRVFERSLGGKNTQGMPHDILILSGDIHTGRYAEAHGPFPDAPYGVPEFIASPAAMISPGNTRPEEPPQRIRVKPNAQGGESVWNIDPQKNVEVMTIQNNVGIVRMFPGSQAGGTPRVRFELELWRLPAKRIELDWDEDPPPQGVGGPLKCVFKKELRLR; this is encoded by the coding sequence ATGACTATGTGGATTGTCCCGGGTGCCCCTCTCAATGATGGTCAAGGCTGGCGCATTTGGTGCTCGCAAAAAGGGGAAGGCAGTTTTGTTCCACCCGCTATTGAAGTGCGACAAGGTGGTACCATGGTCCCCGTTCATACTGAATGGAAGCTGTTGCCTCCATTATCAGGGTTAAAACGACGGATGGGGATAATGTCTGTGCGGTTACAAAGCTCCCCGCCACCACAAGGTGCAACCTTTGAGATCCAGGTGGGGACGAACAATGACGCCGACGTTCAAACGTTTTTCTGGTCGACCCTTCCTCAGAACGTTACTGACAAAGGAGTGACGTTTCTCTTTTCCTCCTGTTTTTGGCAGAACAACGACCGGGATGGATATTACCGCGCAGGCATGAGGGAGTTGAAAATATTATGTCAGCCGCATTTTAAAATGCTGATTGGGGACCAAGTCTATCTCGACTGGCCTCTTTATTGGGATATGGCTGATAAGGAGGCGATTCAACTGTTTGGAAAACGATATCGGCAATATTGGGAAGACGAACATTACCGGGAAGTTCTTCAACTCAACCCAAATTTTATCACGTGTGATGATCACGAATATTGGAACGATTATCCTGAAAAGCAGAAACATTTAATTCAGGCATGGACTGATTCACACTGCAAGACCTATGGTCCTGTTGCTGATCAACTCTATTATCAATATCAGCAATGCCTGAATCCTGATGAAGCCCGCTGGTATTCTTTTGTGATCGATCCCGTTTCTTTTTTTGTTACCGATACCCGGTCCACTCGGGGGGAGTGCCGCGACAAAGGAGCCGGACATTTTATTTTGGACGATCAATGGAATGCACTAGAAGCCTGGCAACAAGGGTTGCAGGGGCCTGGCGTGCTGGTATTAGGGCAACCTCTTTTTCAAAAAGACGGGAATTACAAAGATCATTCTTTATCCAATTTCAAGGAAGATTACGTCCGACTCTGGCGCGTGTTTGAGCGGAGTTTAGGCGGAAAGAACACGCAGGGAATGCCACACGACATTTTGATTCTTTCGGGGGATATTCACACCGGCCGATATGCTGAAGCACATGGTCCTTTCCCCGATGCGCCTTATGGCGTGCCGGAATTCATCGCCTCTCCCGCCGCGATGATTAGTCCGGGTAATACTCGACCGGAGGAGCCACCTCAACGAATTCGGGTCAAGCCGAATGCCCAGGGCGGTGAATCCGTCTGGAACATTGATCCACAAAAAAATGTCGAGGTCATGACCATTCAGAACAATGTCGGTATTGTGCGGATGTTTCCCGGCAGCCAGGCTGGAGGAACACCTCGGGTGCGATTCGAGCTGGAATTGTGGCGGTTGCCGGCTAAGCGTATTGAATTGGATTGGGATGAAGACCCTCCTCCTCAAGGAGTAGGAGGTCCATTAAAGTGTGTCTTTAAGAAGGAGTTGCGGCTTCGTTAG
- a CDS encoding carbon-nitrogen hydrolase, whose translation MKIGLIQMACSANPGENLEHAVDKVEEVARNGAQVICLPELFRSQYFCQKEDAALFDLAESVPGPSTDALAKITKTHRVTILVSVFERRTAGVYHNSIVVLDERGEIAGLYRKMHIPDDPAYYEKFYFTPGDRGFQALRTTHATVGPLICWDQWYPEAARMTALQGAEILFYPTAIGWHPKEKTEEGQAQREAWMTIQRSHAIANGVFVAAVNRVGHEAPAGGDGLEFWGSSFVCDPFGVVVAQASVEKEEVLVVDIDLKRIEEVRRNWPFLRDRRIDAYGGITKRFLDVSH comes from the coding sequence GTGAAAATCGGATTGATTCAAATGGCTTGCTCCGCCAATCCCGGTGAGAATCTGGAGCATGCGGTGGACAAGGTTGAGGAAGTGGCGCGAAACGGGGCGCAGGTTATCTGCCTGCCTGAGTTGTTTCGCTCTCAATATTTTTGTCAGAAGGAAGATGCCGCTCTATTTGATTTGGCAGAATCCGTTCCTGGGCCTTCCACCGATGCCTTGGCTAAAATTACTAAAACGCATCGTGTGACCATTTTGGTGTCGGTGTTTGAGCGGAGGACGGCAGGGGTCTACCATAATTCCATTGTCGTGTTAGACGAGCGAGGAGAGATAGCCGGACTGTATCGCAAGATGCATATTCCGGATGATCCAGCTTATTACGAGAAATTTTATTTCACTCCTGGGGATCGAGGGTTCCAGGCGCTGAGGACCACCCATGCAACGGTCGGGCCGTTGATTTGTTGGGATCAGTGGTATCCGGAGGCAGCGAGAATGACGGCCCTACAAGGAGCGGAGATCTTATTTTACCCTACGGCCATCGGCTGGCATCCCAAAGAAAAAACGGAAGAAGGCCAGGCGCAACGCGAAGCTTGGATGACGATCCAGCGCAGTCATGCCATTGCGAATGGGGTGTTTGTGGCGGCCGTGAACCGGGTCGGCCATGAGGCCCCGGCTGGCGGGGATGGGCTGGAATTTTGGGGCAGTTCGTTTGTCTGTGATCCCTTTGGGGTGGTGGTGGCGCAGGCGTCTGTTGAGAAAGAAGAAGTGCTAGTGGTGGATATTGATCTTAAACGCATTGAAGAAGTCCGCCGCAACTGGCCTTTTCTTCGCGATCGTCGCATTGATGCGTATGGGGGGATCACGAAGCGATTTTTGGATGTGTCTCATTAA
- a CDS encoding agmatine deiminase family protein — protein sequence MKRIAPQWRSIAARLRGNQSDAEQRLWGRIRDGQVKGWKFRRQHPIGGSTVDFCCLEGMLIIELEGEQHPEQKKADEACINYLTTLGFRVLRFCNDDVLTKTDDVVEEIVRAMGVSESFDPLPDLALFSRPSSFRERETEDFPTGVFSVQEKTPHRESRAELGMRMPAEWERHEATWLGWPHNTKDWPGKMGAISWVYGEMVRRLSLGESVRILVNDKDHELKARRVLDKIGADMTRIQFLRIPTNRGWARDFGPIFVKRDQPDSQVAIARFRFTAWAKYPDWQLDDRIPVRLGRKLKIPVVPVERNGEGVVLEGGAIDVNGQGTLLTTEECVLDQQVQVRNPGFSRQDYEEVFGTHLGISQVLWLGQGIAGDDTHGHVDDVCRFVDPYTVVLCQESNPADENYRPLAENAERLEGMRVENGRKLLVVPLPMPGPLYFEGRRLPASYANFYIGNAVVLVPTFNDPQDRVALGIMSDLFPDRTVVGIHAVDLVWGFGTIHCLTQQQPASD from the coding sequence ATGAAGCGGATTGCACCCCAATGGCGATCCATTGCGGCCAGGTTACGTGGGAATCAATCGGATGCTGAACAACGGCTCTGGGGCCGGATTCGAGATGGTCAGGTTAAGGGATGGAAGTTCAGGCGGCAACATCCAATCGGTGGAAGTACTGTTGATTTCTGTTGTTTGGAAGGGATGCTGATTATTGAGCTGGAAGGGGAACAACATCCAGAACAGAAAAAAGCAGATGAGGCGTGCATCAATTATTTGACGACGTTGGGTTTTCGGGTCCTTCGATTTTGCAATGATGATGTGCTAACGAAGACTGATGATGTGGTGGAGGAGATTGTGAGAGCCATGGGAGTTTCTGAAAGCTTTGACCCTCTCCCTGACCTTGCCCTCTTTTCGAGGCCAAGTTCTTTTAGGGAAAGGGAAACGGAGGATTTCCCGACTGGTGTTTTTTCCGTTCAAGAGAAAACCCCTCATAGAGAGAGTAGGGCTGAATTAGGAATGAGAATGCCCGCAGAGTGGGAGCGACACGAGGCGACTTGGCTAGGATGGCCCCATAATACGAAAGATTGGCCCGGGAAAATGGGAGCGATCTCCTGGGTGTATGGGGAAATGGTTCGGAGGCTGTCTTTAGGAGAATCTGTTCGGATTCTCGTGAATGACAAAGACCATGAATTGAAAGCCAGGCGGGTGTTGGACAAAATTGGGGCCGATATGACCCGTATTCAATTTCTTCGTATTCCGACCAATCGGGGATGGGCACGTGACTTTGGCCCCATTTTCGTGAAACGGGATCAGCCTGATTCCCAAGTGGCGATTGCCCGTTTTCGCTTTACAGCCTGGGCCAAGTATCCGGATTGGCAATTGGATGATCGTATCCCGGTTCGATTAGGCCGGAAACTCAAGATTCCCGTGGTCCCTGTTGAGCGAAATGGTGAAGGTGTGGTTCTGGAAGGTGGCGCCATCGATGTGAATGGCCAAGGAACGTTGTTGACCACGGAAGAATGTGTTTTGGATCAGCAGGTCCAGGTACGGAATCCCGGGTTTTCCCGACAGGATTATGAGGAAGTGTTTGGCACACATTTAGGCATTTCCCAGGTTCTCTGGTTAGGGCAAGGCATTGCCGGTGACGATACGCATGGGCATGTTGATGATGTATGTCGGTTTGTGGATCCCTATACGGTGGTGCTGTGTCAGGAATCCAATCCAGCCGATGAAAACTATCGTCCCTTGGCTGAAAATGCCGAGCGACTAGAGGGAATGCGGGTGGAAAATGGGAGAAAGTTACTGGTGGTCCCCTTGCCGATGCCTGGGCCGCTCTATTTTGAAGGGCGACGGCTACCTGCCAGTTATGCCAATTTTTATATCGGGAATGCTGTCGTGTTGGTGCCGACCTTTAATGATCCGCAGGATCGGGTGGCCTTAGGGATTATGTCTGACCTGTTTCCTGATCGAACGGTGGTAGGTATTCATGCCGTGGATCTGGTCTGGGGATTTGGGACCATTCATTGCTTGACGCAACAACAGCCAGCCTCTGATTAA
- a CDS encoding NAD(P)-dependent oxidoreductase, whose product MNTSSPAAEPLILPSPVRIGWIGAGVMGAPMCEHLLRAGYALTVFTRTPSKAQVLLDQGARWEESPAAVAAEADVVCTMVGFPQDVRRIYLEPDGLLPQARPGQVFVDFTTSEPTLARELSSVASSKSASALDAPVSGGDVGAREGTLSIMVGGDARAFEAVRPIMSVLGRTVVYQGHAGCGQHAKLCNQITIAGTMIGVCEALLYAQKAGLDGETLLRSISSGAAGCWTLDHLAPRILKRDFEAGFFVEHFIKDMGMALDEAKRMGLLLTGLSLVRKLYVAIQANGHGRSGTHALLLALEDLSPTFLPADSSPHALSK is encoded by the coding sequence ATGAATACGTCTTCTCCTGCGGCCGAACCTCTAATTCTTCCTTCGCCTGTTCGAATCGGATGGATTGGCGCCGGAGTGATGGGCGCGCCAATGTGCGAACATCTCCTTCGTGCCGGGTATGCCTTGACGGTATTTACCCGCACCCCTTCTAAAGCGCAGGTGTTGTTGGATCAAGGCGCCCGATGGGAAGAGTCTCCGGCCGCTGTAGCTGCGGAGGCCGATGTGGTGTGTACAATGGTGGGTTTTCCTCAGGATGTTCGTCGGATATATCTCGAACCAGATGGGCTGCTACCCCAGGCTCGCCCTGGTCAGGTCTTCGTGGATTTCACCACTTCTGAGCCGACGTTGGCTCGTGAATTATCCAGTGTGGCCAGTTCAAAATCCGCATCCGCCCTGGATGCGCCGGTTTCTGGCGGTGACGTTGGGGCCAGAGAGGGCACATTGTCCATTATGGTGGGTGGCGATGCGAGGGCATTTGAAGCGGTCAGGCCGATCATGTCTGTGTTGGGAAGAACCGTAGTCTATCAAGGCCATGCCGGATGCGGGCAGCATGCCAAACTCTGTAACCAAATAACGATTGCGGGCACGATGATCGGTGTGTGTGAAGCGTTATTGTATGCCCAAAAAGCCGGGTTGGATGGCGAAACCTTGTTGCGTTCCATATCCAGTGGGGCTGCGGGATGCTGGACACTTGACCATCTGGCACCTCGGATATTGAAACGAGATTTTGAAGCCGGATTTTTTGTGGAGCATTTCATTAAGGATATGGGTATGGCATTAGATGAAGCCAAACGAATGGGCTTACTTCTGACAGGGCTTTCACTGGTTCGAAAGCTCTATGTTGCGATTCAAGCCAATGGTCATGGGCGTTCCGGGACGCATGCGTTGTTGTTGGCGCTGGAAGATTTATCTCCGACGTTTTTACCTGCAGATTCCTCTCCTCACGCTTTGTCAAAGTAG
- a CDS encoding HD-GYP domain-containing protein: MAIKRIPTTSAQVGMYLCGIDRSWIKTPFLLHRFLIKSSSDIAKLEQAGIQEIAIDTDRGLDVVPDSEPPPTPDDVSSPPNSPIPDSSRPPEVARLDHLPPSVKGKSLSGELTTMKMVRLYMLEGVQDILHTLQKTGRLATEQVHQITESVMAESLRHEEACIAMIRTRDFSPALFDHALAVSTLAVLLGRAVGLDNTALQHLASAGLLHDAGLLNIPQLLNRPLSQLSDAELVMYHKHPHRGVEMLSQQSSLSDEVDTLIREHHIALDGTGHPANSDPTKIHTSSRILRIVDEYDELLTGHHTGKPFPVRNALQSLYQQGRKGLLDGALVATFINLIGIYPTYALVELSTGERGIVTANSRDDLLQPTILLIQDAIHQPLSEPIPFNFSVLSSHESRPEIVRVLAPEQVGIDLDSALENWMTL, from the coding sequence ATGGCCATCAAACGAATTCCAACGACTTCCGCTCAAGTGGGAATGTACCTCTGTGGAATCGACCGCTCATGGATAAAGACTCCATTCCTCCTGCACCGGTTTCTCATCAAATCTTCCAGCGATATTGCCAAATTAGAACAGGCCGGAATTCAAGAAATCGCCATTGATACTGATCGTGGGCTTGATGTAGTACCAGATTCTGAACCACCGCCCACCCCTGATGACGTCTCCTCCCCTCCGAATTCACCTATACCTGATTCTTCCCGCCCGCCCGAAGTCGCACGACTTGACCACCTTCCACCCTCTGTTAAGGGAAAATCCCTATCCGGTGAACTCACCACAATGAAGATGGTGCGGTTGTATATGCTTGAAGGTGTCCAGGATATCCTCCACACACTGCAGAAAACCGGACGGCTCGCCACGGAACAGGTTCATCAGATCACTGAATCCGTCATGGCTGAATCCCTCCGACATGAAGAAGCCTGCATCGCAATGATTCGGACCAGGGACTTTTCTCCGGCCTTATTCGATCACGCACTTGCGGTCAGTACATTAGCGGTTTTATTGGGACGAGCTGTGGGGTTGGACAATACCGCGTTACAACACCTGGCAAGCGCGGGCCTTCTCCATGACGCAGGGCTCTTGAACATTCCACAACTCCTGAACCGACCGCTCAGCCAGTTATCTGACGCAGAATTAGTCATGTATCATAAACATCCCCATCGAGGGGTTGAGATGCTGTCCCAACAGTCGAGTCTCTCGGACGAGGTTGATACGTTAATCCGGGAACACCATATTGCCCTGGATGGCACAGGACATCCTGCGAATAGTGATCCAACCAAAATTCACACATCCAGCCGAATCCTTCGTATTGTCGACGAGTATGATGAATTATTAACCGGTCACCACACTGGGAAGCCCTTCCCGGTCAGAAACGCCCTCCAATCGTTATATCAACAAGGCAGGAAAGGTTTATTAGATGGCGCATTAGTGGCGACATTCATTAATCTCATTGGAATCTATCCCACGTATGCCCTGGTGGAATTGAGTACCGGGGAACGGGGAATCGTCACAGCGAATTCCCGAGATGATCTGCTTCAACCCACGATCCTTCTAATCCAGGACGCCATTCATCAACCGTTGTCTGAACCGATCCCGTTCAACTTCTCTGTACTCTCCTCTCATGAATCACGGCCGGAAATTGTGCGGGTCCTTGCTCCCGAACAAGTCGGCATTGACCTTGATTCTGCTCTGGAAAATTGGATGACGTTGTAG
- a CDS encoding S16 family serine protease — protein MSGCRASFHGNFSDFLSARRGTQRDVVSTFWSILTGVFLSVSLSWGLPASGHAASESSPPIKYVRTMIPILGTTMNEQSEQVGIVAEIQLEFLQRRDHKGLDLQFLSRPGKFSPYAQQSVKDALVLVVEAAGLNPDSWTVKFILPYPGVTLYGESLSAMAALNVVALAKNEPVDEETVLTGTVTPDGHVGTVGGVPLKILAAYEQRYRRVLIPEEPDVADDDWETPFLMEVTPVGSIKHAYLALTNRPLRSHLNDQSLAASLAH, from the coding sequence ATGAGTGGATGTCGAGCATCATTTCACGGAAATTTTTCAGATTTCTTATCTGCTAGGAGGGGCACTCAACGAGATGTCGTTTCGACGTTTTGGTCTATCCTCACAGGTGTCTTCCTCTCTGTATCCCTGTCATGGGGGCTTCCTGCCTCCGGCCATGCCGCTTCAGAATCGAGTCCACCAATCAAATATGTTCGAACGATGATTCCCATTCTTGGGACCACAATGAATGAACAATCCGAACAGGTGGGCATTGTTGCGGAAATTCAATTGGAATTTCTTCAGCGACGGGATCACAAGGGTTTGGATCTTCAATTTCTTTCAAGGCCAGGGAAGTTTTCACCGTATGCACAGCAATCGGTCAAAGACGCTTTAGTTCTAGTGGTTGAAGCAGCCGGGCTGAACCCTGATTCATGGACGGTCAAGTTTATTTTGCCCTATCCGGGAGTCACGTTGTACGGGGAAAGTTTATCGGCCATGGCGGCCCTGAATGTCGTTGCCCTTGCTAAAAATGAGCCGGTGGATGAGGAGACGGTTTTGACGGGTACCGTCACGCCGGATGGACATGTGGGAACTGTGGGAGGAGTCCCGTTAAAGATTTTGGCCGCATATGAACAACGGTATCGACGAGTACTAATTCCAGAGGAACCGGACGTGGCGGATGATGATTGGGAAACCCCGTTTCTGATGGAAGTGACGCCGGTGGGATCCATCAAACACGCCTATCTCGCGTTGACCAACCGGCCTCTTCGAAGTCATCTTAATGACCAGTCACTTGCTGCCAGCCTGGCCCACTAA
- a CDS encoding response regulator gives MMTLPIHTVLLVDDNPDDCEIVKEAWGEIPIGQELRCVNDGTELLDYLYCRGSFSRKESAPRPSVILLDLNMPHMTGGEVLTEIKKDPSLASIPIVVLTTSKAPRDIGHTAGMGVNGYMQKPNSYSGYLRMFTNLRTHWAEILAQPLAGSGGDSSSNIAWC, from the coding sequence ATGATGACTCTGCCTATTCACACGGTCTTGCTTGTTGACGATAATCCCGATGACTGTGAAATTGTCAAAGAGGCATGGGGCGAGATCCCGATCGGACAGGAATTACGCTGCGTGAATGATGGCACCGAATTGCTGGATTATTTGTATTGCCGTGGTTCATTTTCGAGGAAAGAATCTGCGCCACGCCCCAGTGTGATCCTCCTGGATTTGAATATGCCTCACATGACCGGCGGGGAAGTTCTCACTGAAATCAAGAAGGATCCATCTTTAGCATCCATACCCATTGTGGTGTTGACTACGTCAAAAGCTCCAAGAGATATCGGTCATACCGCTGGGATGGGAGTGAATGGATACATGCAAAAACCCAATTCTTATAGCGGGTATCTCCGGATGTTTACTAATTTGAGAACGCATTGGGCGGAAATTCTTGCCCAACCATTGGCTGGAAGTGGCGGGGATTCCTCTAGCAATATTGCCTGGTGTTAG
- a CDS encoding Slp family lipoprotein: MTCSSAISLSPVFIPHKLVFLLFLTMLCATGCSTPYKSTLPPDLAEQIDPQLLFPRIKEDPDSFKGKLIILGGQVLAAKRLKDSTQLTILQLPLIDEQEPTTELTQSQGRFIAKQEQFLDPATVPPGTRLTLVGELSGSVQQGLDETIYTYPTLTIKHLKVWPAYSPDFNRYGPYPQPFFYPYAFPYWGGYGRFYPYYPFGYW, from the coding sequence ATGACTTGCTCGAGCGCCATTAGTCTCTCACCTGTATTTATTCCCCATAAACTGGTCTTCCTGTTATTCCTCACCATGCTTTGTGCCACAGGATGCTCTACCCCCTACAAAAGCACCCTTCCTCCAGATCTGGCGGAACAAATCGACCCCCAATTACTGTTCCCGCGCATCAAAGAGGATCCTGACAGCTTCAAGGGAAAACTGATTATTCTTGGAGGTCAAGTCCTGGCAGCAAAACGCTTAAAGGATTCAACCCAACTCACGATCCTTCAATTACCCCTCATCGATGAACAGGAGCCCACAACTGAACTTACGCAATCCCAAGGACGATTTATTGCAAAACAGGAACAATTTCTAGATCCCGCCACAGTTCCCCCTGGAACCCGGCTCACCTTGGTTGGAGAACTGTCCGGCTCTGTCCAACAGGGTCTCGATGAAACCATATATACCTATCCCACTCTCACCATTAAACATCTCAAAGTCTGGCCAGCGTATTCTCCTGATTTTAACCGGTATGGACCCTATCCTCAGCCCTTCTTCTATCCTTATGCGTTTCCATACTGGGGAGGATATGGCCGGTTTTATCCGTATTATCCGTTTGGTTATTGGTAA
- a CDS encoding c-type cytochrome produces the protein MLKRIKIFFIIIVLLLVGSTLAALWLLPGTFSAKATPPEWEVKAARFIRHLATPSHFLKMSNPVPFSPENLAQARHHFADHCATCHANDGSGKTHMGPNFYPPVPDLRAPAIQAMADGELFYVIHYGIRFTGMPAWGKGLPEEDFDSWKLVHLVRHFPNITPEEIAEMKQYNPLTREEREQQEAIDQFLSGEDVFPQEHQH, from the coding sequence ATGTTGAAACGAATCAAAATCTTTTTTATTATCATTGTTCTCCTGTTGGTCGGGTCCACCTTGGCTGCGCTCTGGTTGTTACCGGGTACGTTCTCCGCGAAAGCCACTCCGCCCGAGTGGGAAGTGAAAGCTGCCAGGTTTATCCGACATCTGGCAACGCCGAGCCACTTTCTCAAAATGTCGAACCCGGTCCCTTTTTCTCCTGAAAATCTTGCACAAGCCCGGCACCATTTTGCCGATCACTGCGCCACCTGCCACGCCAATGATGGAAGTGGGAAAACCCATATGGGTCCGAATTTCTATCCTCCTGTTCCGGACCTCAGAGCCCCAGCTATTCAAGCCATGGCTGATGGAGAATTGTTTTATGTCATCCATTACGGCATTCGATTTACCGGAATGCCGGCCTGGGGGAAAGGTCTGCCGGAAGAAGATTTCGATAGTTGGAAATTAGTTCATCTCGTTCGACATTTCCCCAATATCACTCCTGAGGAAATTGCGGAGATGAAACAATATAATCCTCTTACCCGCGAAGAACGCGAGCAACAAGAAGCCATTGATCAATTCTTATCAGGAGAAGATGTCTTTCCCCAAGAGCACCAACATTGA
- a CDS encoding bifunctional aminoglycoside phosphotransferase/ATP-binding protein, which yields MAIISSQLVASLQDPKCYSHPVNQVTVVETHISWVLLTGHYVYKIKKPVLFSFVDFSTIEKRRWFCEEEIRLNRRLAPELYLGVVSITGSPSNPRMDGDGSPLEWAVKMKQFPPDQEFHHLLVTGNLHESMVGQLARDIGTFHGRIEPAGDSLSYGEPDRVWGPIAECFEDIPLAVLPARIQFWMKDIEEWTNQEWKRLRPTLRERKSSGQIRECHGDLHLGNIALFEGRICVFDSLEFKPGLRWIDVISEVAFMVMDLESRDRGDLAYWFLNCYLEMTGDYAGMSVFRLYEVYRALVRAKVAGLRLAQVEPGGLVQEDILKEIIRYVELAHRLVMPAPPLLMLMHGVSGTGKTTVSTEVVKALGAVRVRSDVERKRIHAEQCKFAAGQETSKRLYASDMTRVTYDRLWNLANTMLRAGYSVVVDATFLKAAQRQSFIRLAHERHVSIVILDVWAPEEVLAERIASRAKQQADASDATIGVMEQQKLKEEPLTQLEEDTTIRVNSTDLETFRSTIRSLIEQRRNSGN from the coding sequence ATGGCTATAATTTCTTCTCAGTTAGTCGCCTCGCTGCAGGATCCGAAATGTTATTCACACCCTGTGAATCAGGTCACAGTGGTAGAAACGCATATATCGTGGGTGTTGTTAACCGGTCACTATGTCTACAAAATAAAAAAACCGGTGTTGTTTTCGTTTGTTGATTTTTCAACGATTGAAAAACGGAGATGGTTTTGTGAAGAAGAGATTCGTCTCAACAGACGGTTAGCCCCAGAGCTTTATCTGGGGGTGGTCTCTATCACCGGGTCCCCCTCAAATCCACGCATGGATGGCGACGGAAGCCCTCTCGAGTGGGCCGTCAAAATGAAACAATTTCCTCCCGATCAGGAGTTTCACCATCTCCTTGTGACGGGCAACCTGCATGAATCTATGGTCGGTCAACTGGCCAGAGATATTGGCACATTCCATGGCCGGATTGAACCTGCAGGAGATTCTCTTTCCTATGGAGAGCCGGATAGGGTATGGGGACCTATAGCTGAGTGCTTTGAGGATATTCCTCTGGCGGTCCTCCCTGCGCGGATTCAATTCTGGATGAAGGATATCGAGGAATGGACAAATCAGGAATGGAAACGATTGAGGCCAACACTCAGAGAACGCAAATCTTCTGGGCAGATCCGAGAATGTCATGGTGATCTTCATTTAGGAAATATTGCCCTATTTGAGGGCCGGATCTGTGTGTTTGATTCCTTGGAATTTAAACCAGGGTTGCGTTGGATTGATGTCATCAGTGAGGTTGCGTTTATGGTCATGGATTTAGAGAGCAGGGACCGAGGGGATTTGGCCTATTGGTTTTTGAACTGTTATCTGGAGATGACGGGTGACTATGCCGGGATGAGTGTATTCCGGCTGTATGAGGTTTATCGGGCACTCGTTCGAGCTAAAGTGGCTGGCTTGCGTCTAGCTCAGGTCGAACCAGGAGGCCTGGTACAGGAGGATATCCTAAAAGAAATAATCCGATACGTGGAGTTGGCACATCGATTGGTGATGCCTGCTCCTCCCCTGTTGATGCTGATGCACGGAGTCTCCGGGACTGGGAAGACGACGGTCTCGACTGAAGTGGTGAAAGCTTTGGGTGCCGTGCGCGTACGATCCGATGTGGAACGGAAGCGGATTCATGCCGAGCAATGTAAATTCGCCGCTGGTCAGGAAACATCAAAGAGGTTGTACGCGTCAGATATGACTCGTGTAACCTATGATCGGTTATGGAATCTTGCAAATACGATGTTACGGGCAGGCTATTCTGTTGTTGTGGATGCTACATTCCTTAAGGCTGCACAAAGACAATCATTCATCCGACTCGCACATGAACGACACGTATCTATTGTCATATTGGACGTCTGGGCGCCGGAAGAAGTGTTGGCGGAGCGAATAGCAAGTCGGGCCAAGCAACAGGCCGATGCCTCTGATGCAACGATTGGAGTCATGGAGCAGCAAAAACTTAAAGAGGAGCCCTTAACCCAGTTAGAAGAAGATACGACCATTCGCGTGAATTCGACTGATTTGGAAACGTTTAGATCTACGATAAGGAGCCTTATTGAACAACGAAGAAATAGTGGAAATTAA